One window from the genome of Leuconostoc suionicum encodes:
- a CDS encoding SemiSWEET family transporter, translating to MNYDNYVPKESRKEVSQERIRFLKLLSKVAVVFCCLMYISYIPQITANLSGKPVSVLQPLCATVNATLWVTYGWLKTYKDWPVILANIPGVIFGVVTVVTVYIH from the coding sequence ATGAATTACGACAATTACGTCCCGAAAGAGTCAAGAAAAGAAGTTAGTCAAGAGAGAATTAGATTTCTGAAACTGTTAAGTAAGGTAGCGGTAGTATTTTGCTGTTTGATGTATATTTCTTATATTCCACAGATTACAGCCAATTTGTCCGGAAAACCTGTATCGGTACTTCAACCTCTGTGTGCCACAGTTAATGCAACTTTGTGGGTAACTTATGGCTGGTTAAAAACCTATAAGGATTGGCCTGTGATTCTAGCTAATATACCAGGTGTGATTTTCGGTGTAGTAACGGTAGTAACGGTCTATATTCATTAA
- a CDS encoding NFACT RNA binding domain-containing protein translates to MPLDGLFTHAIVHELNDLITGGRITKVHQPYPNEIVLVVRNNGQNYPLLLSAHPSYARAQITRIPYENPQTAPNFVMFLRRYLEGAKLQKIEQVENDRIINFYVNARNELGDIQEIRLTLEMMGRHSNLFLVRESDARILELIKHVPADQNRVRSLIPGATYVLPPAQNLKNPFTAGLDGLAQMILDTPFEEWPKYIQKTYQGFGKESAEALARAIDQTGDQLAHARDWLAHFDHLTPTLFTSKDGSLSYSAFEWLQDSVSQEEFSTLGTMLDAYYIGKAERERVNQQAGTLVRVVKNELKKNTAKRKKLLKTLEDAENADELKVKGDLLITYPHLVQKGMKSVSIENYYDNNNLLEIPLDPKLNGLKNAEKYFNRYRKLRTAVDFVNEQIALTDAEIDYFNNIVAQLDVASPKDVEDIRLELTAEGYIRANKKNKQKPKVSKPDKFESSDGTLIEVGKNNLQNERLSLKQADRRDIWLHVQKIPGSHVIIHDSKPSDTTLIEAAKLAAYFSKARESANVPVDYLPAGKLRKPNGSKPGFVIFEGQQTLYVTPDASLVSKLRIK, encoded by the coding sequence ATGCCCTTAGATGGACTATTTACGCACGCGATTGTGCATGAACTAAATGATTTAATTACAGGTGGCCGCATCACCAAGGTTCACCAACCTTATCCAAATGAAATTGTACTCGTGGTCCGCAATAATGGGCAGAACTATCCGCTCCTACTGAGTGCTCATCCCAGCTACGCACGTGCCCAAATCACACGTATTCCCTACGAAAACCCGCAAACTGCACCAAACTTCGTAATGTTTTTACGACGCTATTTAGAAGGCGCTAAATTACAAAAAATTGAGCAGGTTGAAAATGATCGTATCATTAATTTTTACGTTAATGCACGTAATGAATTAGGGGACATACAAGAAATCCGCTTAACCTTGGAGATGATGGGACGTCACTCAAACCTGTTTTTAGTTCGCGAAAGTGATGCCCGTATCTTGGAACTAATTAAACACGTTCCTGCCGACCAAAATCGTGTCCGTTCTTTGATTCCTGGTGCAACTTATGTTTTGCCTCCTGCCCAGAATTTGAAGAATCCGTTTACTGCAGGGCTAGATGGTTTAGCTCAAATGATCCTAGATACGCCTTTCGAAGAATGGCCCAAATACATTCAAAAAACATATCAAGGATTCGGAAAAGAATCCGCGGAAGCATTGGCTCGAGCAATTGATCAGACAGGTGATCAATTAGCACATGCGCGTGATTGGTTGGCTCATTTTGACCATCTCACCCCCACACTTTTCACTTCAAAAGATGGTTCTCTTAGCTACTCTGCCTTTGAGTGGTTGCAAGACAGCGTGTCACAGGAAGAATTTTCAACGTTAGGCACCATGCTTGACGCCTATTACATCGGAAAAGCTGAAAGAGAACGTGTCAACCAACAAGCCGGTACCCTCGTTCGGGTTGTTAAAAACGAATTGAAAAAAAATACGGCTAAACGAAAGAAATTATTAAAAACGCTTGAAGACGCTGAAAACGCTGATGAGTTAAAAGTCAAAGGCGATTTACTAATTACCTATCCCCATCTCGTTCAAAAAGGGATGAAAAGCGTATCTATTGAAAATTATTATGACAATAATAATTTACTAGAAATCCCCTTAGATCCTAAACTAAACGGTCTGAAAAATGCTGAAAAATATTTCAACAGATACCGTAAATTACGTACGGCCGTAGATTTTGTTAATGAGCAAATTGCGTTGACCGACGCAGAAATTGACTATTTTAATAATATTGTCGCACAATTAGATGTTGCATCTCCAAAGGACGTAGAAGATATCCGCCTCGAATTAACCGCTGAGGGATACATTCGCGCCAATAAGAAAAATAAACAAAAACCAAAGGTATCAAAGCCTGATAAATTTGAAAGTTCCGATGGCACGTTGATTGAAGTTGGTAAAAACAACTTACAAAACGAAAGACTTTCATTAAAACAAGCTGATCGTCGAGATATTTGGCTACACGTCCAAAAAATACCAGGATCACACGTTATTATTCATGATTCTAAACCTTCAGATACAACACTTATTGAGGCCGCAAAGCTCGCTGCTTACTTCAGCAAGGCTCGTGAATCTGCCAATGTTCCCGTCGATTATTTACCCGCCGGAAAACTGCGCAAACCAAATGGTTCAAAGCCAGGTTTTGTTATTTTTGAAGGACAGCAAACACTATATGTTACGCCCGATGCTAGTTTAGTATCAAAGCTGAGAATAAAATAA